From the genome of Thermodesulfovibrio thiophilus DSM 17215:
TGAAAATCCATCAACCCTCTTGGAGCCCATATTGCACTGGGGATATGTCCATCAATGTATTCTGGATATTCACGAACATCTACAATAATAGCTCCTTTTGCAATTAATTCTTTCGCTCCCTTTACATCGACTACATTAATGCCACATTGTTGAGCTTCTTTGACTCTTTCATCACTGAGTGGAGTTGCAGCCCAGGTAAAGTTTGTTAAAATTAAAACAACAAATGAGACCTTAATTAAAGTGTTAATCAATCTTCTCATAATGAACCTCCTAGACAAAAATTTTTTATCTGCAAAACAGATAAAGTAATTAGTAATTTTATAATATTTAAATTTTATTTGTTTGTCAATCTAACGAAATTCTTCAAAAACAATCTCTCTCTGAAAAGTAATTGTTTGCCCAGAATTGAAAAAACGAGCAACCATTCATTTAACCTAATTAATGGTAAATTTAATAAATGGAGGTTATCAGAATGGTTGCACAGTTCAGAAAGGAGCTTTTGTCCCTTTCTATCCCCAAATGAGAATTAATAATGCTTCATTTTTTAAGGAGTTTGAGGGACACAGTCCCTCAAAGAGTATACAAAATGAAGAGCAAATATTTAATCATCAAGCACAATAAAATATGCGCATAATACCTACCTCAGTATGTTTCTTGGTCTAACCAACTCCTTACAATCTTAATTAAATCATCTATTCTGAAAGGGGCAGGAAATAAAACCTCATCTAAAAGGGATTGTAAAAAATGTTAAATGATTATTTGCAGTATAGTTTTATTGGAAAATACTTTGAATCGTTTCTAAGGGATTTTGTGAAGAAGTGATAGCTCTTCCAACAACAATATAATCTGCACCACGTAAAAATGCCTCTTTTGGAGTAACAGTTCTTTTTTGGTCATTTGATTCTGCTTTAAAAATCCGAATACCAGGTGTTACAACTAAAAAGCTCTGCCCGCATAACTCTTTTATCGCGTTAACCTCATGGGCAGACGAGACAACACCATCAAGCCCTGCGTTTTTAGCCATTAAGGCAAGTCTTTTTACAAAATCCACAACAGACAAATTTATCCCGATATCTTGTAAATCCTGTTCATTAAGACTTGTTAAAGAGGTAACTCCAATTATTTTTGTAGTTAAATCTTCTCTGAACGCATGCTCTTTAACGGCTTCAACAGCTTTTTGAAGCATATGAAAGCCTCCAGTTGTATGCACTGTAAGCATATCGATATCATGCTGCAAAGCTCCTTTAATGGCTTTATATACAGTGTTTGGAATATCATGAAGTTTCAGGTCAAGGAAAATCTTTTTATTAAGTCTTTTAATCTGGTTTATTATATCTGGCCCCTCGTTTATAAAAAGCTCAAGTCCAATTTTATAAAAATTAATCCATCCCTCAAGAGTTCTGACAATATTTAAAGCATTGTTTTTATCAGAAAAATCAAGAGCAACTATAATCCGACTGGTATCAATACTCATATTTTAGGTAATACTATGCCTTGTTGAGCCTGATATTTGCCTTTTCTATCAGCATAGGAAACCTCACACTCTTCTTCTGCCTTAAGAAATATCAGCTGTGCAATTCCTTCGTTTGCATATATTTTTGCAGGAAGTGGTGTTGTATTTGAAATTTCAATGGTTAAAAAACCCTCCCACATTGGTTCAAGAGGCGTTACGTTTACAATAATGCCGCATCGAGCATAGGTTGACTTGCCAATACAGATAACAAGCACGTCTCTTGGGATTCGAAAATACTCAACAGAACGGGCAAGAGCAAAGGAGTTCGGTGGAATTATGCACACATCTCCTTTAATCTCAACAAAGCTCTTAGGATCAAAATCTTTTGGATCAACAACAGTGTTGTTTATGTTTGTGAATATTTTAAACTCATCTGCCACTCGCATGTCATATCCATAGGAACTTACACCATATGATATAACTCCCTCTCTTACAAGTCCTTCTTCAAACTGTTCAATCATTCCCTTCCGAGCCATCTGTTTTATCCATCTGTCATTTCTTACCATACTATTTACTCCTTTTCATCAATAATATTTCTTATTTTCTGTAAAATTTCTTCAGAGTCTAAACTTTTTTCTACAGAGATAACATCTTTTAAAGCAACTGGATGTCCGCTCATTATGATAATTTTTGCATCTGGTTTAATTGCTTTTATTCTTTTCATAACCTCTAAACCGGGTAATCCAGGCATAACAAGATCAATAAGGCATAACGCGATTTTATCCTTGTTTATTTCAAATATGTTTAATGCTTCATTTCCATTTTTTGCTTCATATACTGTATATCCATATTCTCTAAGAAAAGAAGATATGAAGCCTCTGGCCTGTTCATCATCGTCAACAACAAGAACTGTTTCTGTGCCTTTTAATGATTGTCTGTCCATAATTTGTCTTGCTTTTTTTTCTTTTACAGGCAAATATATTTTAAATGTAGTTCCCTTGCCGGGTTCGCTATAAACATAAATTTGCCCATTATACTGTCTTATAAATCCAAAAACTGTT
Proteins encoded in this window:
- the pyrF gene encoding orotidine-5'-phosphate decarboxylase, giving the protein MSIDTSRIIVALDFSDKNNALNIVRTLEGWINFYKIGLELFINEGPDIINQIKRLNKKIFLDLKLHDIPNTVYKAIKGALQHDIDMLTVHTTGGFHMLQKAVEAVKEHAFREDLTTKIIGVTSLTSLNEQDLQDIGINLSVVDFVKRLALMAKNAGLDGVVSSAHEVNAIKELCGQSFLVVTPGIRIFKAESNDQKRTVTPKEAFLRGADYIVVGRAITSSQNPLETIQSIFQ
- the dcd gene encoding dCTP deaminase; translation: MVRNDRWIKQMARKGMIEQFEEGLVREGVISYGVSSYGYDMRVADEFKIFTNINNTVVDPKDFDPKSFVEIKGDVCIIPPNSFALARSVEYFRIPRDVLVICIGKSTYARCGIIVNVTPLEPMWEGFLTIEISNTTPLPAKIYANEGIAQLIFLKAEEECEVSYADRKGKYQAQQGIVLPKI
- a CDS encoding rhodanese-like domain-containing protein, whose protein sequence is MRRLINTLIKVSFVVLILTNFTWAATPLSDERVKEAQQCGINVVDVKGAKELIAKGAIIVDVREYPEYIDGHIPSAIWAPRGLMDFQAYNWLPDKEKTYLIYCKTGGRGSIVACDLKKLGYKNIYNLKGGFEAWQQAKEAIEKGEPQGMGKGIKK